The Verrucomicrobiia bacterium sequence TCCCCCCAACCTCCTCAAACCCCTCCCCACCCACATTCCGATACGCCACGTTCGCCGTCGCCAGCGCGGGAAACAGGGTGAGGGACTCCAGCCGATCAAGGGCATCACGGGCCGGCGGACGCCGGTCCAGCGCCGCCAGGGAGTCGGAGTTCGCCAGATCCCTGGAATGCCCGTTTGCGATCAGCAAATCCTCATAGCCATCGAGATCCACATCGAGAAACAGACACCCCCAGCTCCATTCCGAGGCACTCACGCCCGCCAGAAACGCAGCCTCCGCGTAGGTTCCATCCCCCCGCCCCAGGGCGAGCGTGTTCCGCATCACCTGAACCCGCACTTCGGGCATCCCCGGGGTCCATCCCCAGCCCCATGACGGGAGCGGATCAATCTCCAGCAGGCTGTGCTGCACCTGACGCCTCAACGGAATGCGGCTTCGCATTTCGGCGACAAAAATATCGTCCACGCCATCCCGGTTGACGTCCGCGACATCCACCGCCATGGAGGCCCAGCTCGTCTTGCGTAACGACCGCAGGGGCAGCGCCCGAAATACGCCGCCGCCCTGGTTGATCCAGATGCGATCCGGCGTGAAGTAGTCGTTGCAGACGTACAGGTCCGGCAGACCGTCGCCGTTCAGGTCCCGAAATTGTGCCGACAATCCCCAGTCCTTTGGGATCTCGACGAGCGGATGACCTTCTTCATCCAAAAACAGCCCGTCCGTCCAGGAAACTGCGGTGAAACGCCCACGCCCGTCGTTGAGGTAGAGCACATCCGCCTCCCCCATCTCCAAAAGTGCCATGCCGCCGGAGGCGCTTCGCTCCACCCGAAACTGTTCCCGATGCTCCGGCGGCACCTCCCAGCCACTCGTGCCCTGACGAATCCGCACCCGGACCGGCGAGTCCTTGGCGGTGTCGGCCCGATAGTTTGTGACGTACAGGTCCAGGTCTCCATCGCCGTCCACGTCGGCCAGCGCCAGTGAATGGCTGCCACCGCGTGTCTGAAGTCCTGAATTCCGCGACTCGGTGAACCGCCCCCGCCCGTCGTTCATCCACAGCCGGGTGCCGCCCCCCAGGGAATTCACCAGCAGATCAAGGTCGCCATCACCGTCCACATCCACCAACACAGCTCCCGTCGAAAACTGGCCCGGGCAACCCACACCGGCAGCCGCCGTGATGTCCTCGAACCGCCAGCCGCCGCGATTGCGGTACAGGACGTTGTCCGAACCGAGCCCGCACAGATACACGTCGCACCATCCGTCGCCGTCCACGTCGCCCAGGGCCACCCCGGCGCCGTCCTCCAGCAACCGGTTGGTCGCGATCTGCATCGGGGTCAGCCGGTTCACAAAGCGGATTCCGGTGGCTTCAGGTGGCAGGACCGCGAATCCGGCACCGTGCTTCGTGGCGGGATGCGCTGCCGCCGATCCCATATCCGCGGCCAAGAGTTTCGTCGCAAGCCAGGCCGCCCCTGTGCACAGCAGCCACAGCCTGATCGTCATTTCCGCATTCCCGAACCAACGACTCCTCCGAATCGGAGGCCGGTCTGCCTGGCAGGAAATGATGGACACCAGATGAAGTGGACAAGCGTGGTAGATGATGGACCCAGGGATCGCTCCCGGCGCCGGCAGGATTCATAGCAAGCGCCGCATGGAGATTCAATGAACGGGGGCTGCCGATACGGGTCGATGCCTCTGCGTTCACGGAGGATTCCAACCAGCCAGAAAGAAGGACTGGTGGGTTGAGAGGATGCACTTGGACATGGTGACCGAGGCGACAAAGGGACATGTCCTTGGTGTCTTCTCGTAACCCACCAGGCCCATTTCCGGTGGGGCGAAGGTCCTCCCTATACGTCAGCGCGTGGAGTCCCAACCGGCCCGACTGGAAGATTCCGGCACGGTTTATGGGGAGCCTCAATCCCCGGGTCCCCACTGTGGGTTCCCATCCGCCCGACGGGAAACCGGGGGTGCCAATAAAAAGAGGGCCGGGCGCTGCCGCCCGGCCCTGTGAGAATCCTCAGGCGCTCAGTTCGAGGCGCGATAGAAGATCTGCGATGTGCCAGGAGGCACCGTGTACGGGCTGGAAGCACCCGGTACCGCCGTGAAGGCGCCTCCAAGCGTCTCGGCCGCCTCCAGAGTGCCCGTGTACAGGATCTGAACCCCGGTCTCGGAGGTGATGAGCGTGATCGTCGGGACGACGGCATCCGACCGCGGCGCCACGTTGGTGCCGATGCGGATCCGCTGGACGGAGTAGTTGGACGCGTTCTGGTTGCCCTCGAGGTCCGTGCCCTCCATCCCGTTGCCGGCGTAGGCATTGCCCGGAGGCGCCGCGGAGCCGGTGTCATTCATGGACGAGAATCCGAACAGCAACTGGTTGCCCAGCGGCAGATCTGCCGGCTCAGGATCCAACGCTTCCCACACCGTGCCGTCGTAGGATACGTAGAACATGAAGCCCGCGCTGCTTCGGGTCACCCGCAGCCAGCGAGACGACATGGGGGAGCTTTCCGGATCCGGTGTGCCGGCAGCATCCACCGCCCGCTGTTCCAGATAGTATCCCTTGATGCCATTGATCGGCGTGGTCCAGCCGAACCCGGCATTGCCGTTGCCGTAACCGCCACCTTCCTCCTCACGCCAGAGGGGGATGCCCGCGCGGTTGGGAGCGGCGTTCTCGATGTAGGTCGTGTTGGCGACCATTGGGACCAGGGTGCCGCCGGGAGTGAACTCCTGCCCGGGCAGATACACCGACTCACGGAGCATCAGGCCCGAGTTGGCCCAGGCCGCGGTGTTTGCAGGGCGATCATTGCGGCTGACCTCGACCATGACGTCAAAGTCACCCACCAGCGGCGTGGCGTTGCTGACGTAGTGAACGTAGTCGCCAGGATTCCAGGCATTCGATCCGCCGCCCACAATTTCGATCTCCGTCTCGGTGTCACCCGACGACACCGCAACTGCCTGCCCGACCCGGTACGGGTCATCCCCCGGGGTCGGACGGTTCTCGGGGTCCTGGATGAGGCCGATATCCGCAGACGCCCAGTTCGACGCCCTGGCCGTCACCTCGGAATTGGCAGCAATCGGATTGCCCGCCGTGTCCGTGACGCCTCCAAGCACCGTCACCGTGAACGAATCGGCCGTCAGGCCATCCACCGTCAGATACACCGAGTCGCCGCCGATGCCCATGCGGACCGCGGTGATCGTGCCCTGGCTGAGCTTGTAGTTGATGGGAAGCACCGCGGAGGCCGCCTTCACCGGCTCGGAGAACTTCACGCCGACGAGCTTCTTGTCGCCGGTGCCCGCGGAAACGAGGCGCGGCGGGGTGACGTCGGTCACCACGGCATCGCCGTAGTTTGAGAATTGAACCGAGGCGAGATTCTCACCACCGGACGGTCCGAAATCAGGATCGTCCACGTAGCTCGCCGAGAACGCATAGGCGCCGACCAGGAGTGTCGCCGGCCATTGCTGGTAACGCTGGCCCACAAGGGCCCAGTTGACGCCGTCGGTGCCGACGTAAGCCGCAAACCAGTCGCCCACGCGACGCAGGCGCAGCCACTGATTCGGGAGCGTCTCGTCAACTCCCGGATAGCTCCGGCCATAAGCCGTGTAGTTTTGCCCCTCGATGGCTCGGCCCCGAACCGTCACCTGATTGCCACCGGCAGGAACCTCACCTGCGGGGTTCGATGCATTGATCAGGAAGGACGGACTCAGCGGGTCGAGGGTGGCCCGGGCCTGCAGACCGCCGCTGGCGAGGGCATCCACAGGGTCGGTGACCGGTCCACTGGTGATGCTCGTGATCTTCACGATCTTGTCGAAGTCGCCGGTGATGGACTCGTAGGCGAACTCCTGGATGTCGCCTGGCTGGACGGGATTGCTTGCCGAAGGGAACGCCACAAGGCCCGGACCCTCAATGGTGAAGGCATCAGCACCGGTGGCGGTAACGGATCCTTCGGGAATGACGATGGGCAGAACTTCCGGCTGGATCTGCACTGCCGTTAGGCGCAGTGCCTGTCCGGTGACGCCGAGCGTCGCTTCCGTGGTTTGACCCGCGCCCGAGATCGGATTCGTCCAACGCAACTGGTACACTCCGGCATCCTTGGCGGTCGCGCCCAGAATCGTCAGGGCGACCTTGCGGGTTGTCCCCTGATACTGGGGAGCGGCTTGGATCGGCTCGCCGTCCTTGTACCACTGGAAGTGGTTCGGGCTGCCGGTGACGTTCGCCGCCAGCGTCACATCGGTTCCGGCCGCCACAGTCTGATTGCCCGGGCTGGAGACCAGCGATGCCGCCACATTCTCGACGGTGAACACGCCGAACCCGGCGGTGCCGAAGGCTACGAGCACCTCGGATTTGTCGAGATTTGCCGGAGCGGTGGCATCCGGATAGACATCCACCCACCCATCGTACAAGTACGACGCGGTGTTCGGTTCTTCATCCACCTCGGTGAAGTCCAGCTTGAAGGAGCTGTTGCCACTGGCGATGGACCCATCATGCCGGTGAATACCGATCCAGCCCGGCTTCTTGATCTCACCGAACTGGTTGTTCCAGCTCGGGCTTGAGAAGGCGACGATATAGTCGAGGGCGGCATCGGCCGCGAGCGCCATGTTCCAGTTGCCGTCATACCGCTCCACCCCGTCCACTTCATGATTGATTGGCCGACCGTCCTTGCCGGCCGCCTCCCAACTGAACGCCGGCAGGCCACCAAACGCCGACTCGTTGCGAAGGTATATCGCGACGTTGGGCTGATTGTTGTAGGCCGGGCTTGGCGACGGGTTCAACGGATTGGACGTGTAGCGGTTCGGACGCGCCTCCCATCCGGTTCCCGGATAGTGACCCGCGTAGACGACGGAAATCCCCTGGCTTGAACTGCCGCCGTAGTTGCTCGGCAGATCAATGGGGAAGGACGTCAAACCGCCCAGGGCGTAGTCATTGCGACGCGCACCGTTATCACGATTATCCACACGGCCCACCGGGGAAAAGTTCAGCCCGTCGGTGGTCTTGAAAACCTGCGGATGCTGTCCCGCCCGCCAGGTGCCGCCACCAGCGAGAATCACCGTGTTCGCGCCGGAGCCTTTGACATGGATTTCGCGGAAGCGAAATGCGTTGGCACCGTCGCCCACAGTCAACTCATCGCCCACGCCGGAAACCTGCTCCTCGTAGGCCACCGTCGGCGTGGTCTCCCAGCCGCCGCCATCCCTGGGTGCATAGCGCAGGATGATGTGCTTGAAAGTGCTGTACAGGGCGCGCTGGCCCTCGGGACCCTCATCAAGCGCGACACGCCAGAATTGGTTGATGGCATTGCTCATCGCACCGTGGTCCGGAGAAGTGACGTCAATACCGATGTCCGCCGCAGCGGTGAGCGATTCCCTCCAGGCAATGCCGAGCGGCTTGCCGCTTTCCGCATCAATCCAGATCAGCGACCGATCGGGATAGGCCTCCGCCAGTGCAGCATCCGCAGGGGAGATGCTGGGATCCGTTTCATTGATCCCGTTCTCACGAATTCCCAGTAGGAGACGGGCGCTGTCATAACGGATGAGGGTTCCGTAGCTGTCCAGCAGGGACGTCCCGTCGGTGGTGTCCGATTCCGGGCCGAGACCGGTCTGCTTCTTCAGGATCGGCAGCAGGTCCGCTTCAGCGACCCCGAAGCTGCCGTTGATGTGTTGGTACCATTTCGGCGTGATCTCCTGTGCGGAGACCATTTGAGCCGCCGCAGCCAGGGCCGCAGCGGAGATTAAGGTTGGTGCGTGGAATTTCATAATGACTGGAATTTGCAGACGAGGACTGTGCCCGTCAGGCACCCGGACGGCCACCACACCCGGAACATGGCTTGTTTGGAATTCCCCTCGACGGGTGCATTCGGAAACAAGTGACCAGGCGCGAAGGCAAGCCAGATGGGGAATTTCACGAAATTTTTCCCGCGCTGTCGAGAGTTCCGTGGCGAAAACGGGCAGAAGATCACCCATTTGGGGTAGTTGCCACATCCGACGGGGACCCGGTCATCGGATCACGCGGATGCCGGAGGTCGAAATCTCCACCTCGCGCGCGCCGCCGGGCACGGCGTGCACCGACTCCTTAGCATCTGGCCAGCGAACCCAGACTTCGCCGGGCTCCGTGCCCCCTCCCAACATCATCACGGCGCTGTTCTGGGACCAATAGCCCGAGCCGGCCTGAACCTCGCGAATGGGACCTGCCGGACGCCCCCGCACCCTCCCGCGGACCTGCACGCCGACCCCGGTCGGATTCCCGACCGGACCGGCAAAACGAATGCGCAGGCCGGGGACCGCGCGCTCGTTGCGGAAGAGCCGTGTGGCGTCCCCGTTCTGCGTCACCACCAGGTCCACCCGGCCATCGCCGTCAAAATCGCTGGCTGCTGCCCCGCGCTGTTCCCCGTGAATTCGCAGACCGGACGCGATTGGCGTCATTGCCACCAGGGTCCCCGTGCCATCGCCACGCAACAGCAACCCGAGGCCCGCATTGTCCCGTTCGTCCTCGAGACCGTCCTCGGCGGCATTCTGCCCGAGAAACACATCCTCATGACCGTCGCCGTCGAAGTCGGCCGCCACCACGGCAAACGCCGGGGCGAACTGGGCCGGCGACGGTAGCGGACACGCCTCGAAGTGATCCCCGCGGTTCAACAGCACAATCGAATCGGAAACGGCAGCCGTAACCAGGTGGGCCCCGGACCCGCTGGCCCCCAGAATTTCAGACATGGATGCCGCCGCAAGGGCCCTGCGGGTCGGGAACTGCTCTCCGATTTCCGGCCACGCCGCCCCGAGTCGGTCCCGTGAAACCCACGCAACCTCGCGGCCATTTGACCCGTCGGGCCGGGCTTCAATCACCTCATGGGTCCCATTGGTGTCGAAGTCCCCGTGATACGCTCGGACTCCAAAAGCTCCCGCCTCCCGATACCGGGTGTTGCGCCCCCGGTTGGCCGCCACCATGTCCAGCCGCCCATCCTCGTCGAGGTCCACGGCAGCAACCCCCTGCCACCACCCGGTCAGATCCCGAAGCCGTTCCGGCGCGCGGAGATCTCCCAGCCACCGAACCCCGACATCCCGCTCCGTGAGGGTTCCCCCCTCGTTCCAGAACACGCGCAACGGCCCCCAGTCACAGGCCACCACCAGGTCCGGATCTCCATCACCGTCCAGGTCGGCGAACATCGCCGACGTGACCAGACCGAGGTGTTCCCATCGGGCAGACGCTTCCTCATCCAGGTCGAAACCACCCTCGCGCCCCAGCAACAGGACG is a genomic window containing:
- a CDS encoding VCBS repeat-containing protein gives rise to the protein MTIRLWLLCTGAAWLATKLLAADMGSAAAHPATKHGAGFAVLPPEATGIRFVNRLTPMQIATNRLLEDGAGVALGDVDGDGWCDVYLCGLGSDNVLYRNRGGWRFEDITAAAGVGCPGQFSTGAVLVDVDGDGDLDLLVNSLGGGTRLWMNDGRGRFTESRNSGLQTRGGSHSLALADVDGDGDLDLYVTNYRADTAKDSPVRVRIRQGTSGWEVPPEHREQFRVERSASGGMALLEMGEADVLYLNDGRGRFTAVSWTDGLFLDEEGHPLVEIPKDWGLSAQFRDLNGDGLPDLYVCNDYFTPDRIWINQGGGVFRALPLRSLRKTSWASMAVDVADVNRDGVDDIFVAEMRSRIPLRRQVQHSLLEIDPLPSWGWGWTPGMPEVRVQVMRNTLALGRGDGTYAEAAFLAGVSASEWSWGCLFLDVDLDGYEDLLIANGHSRDLANSDSLAALDRRPPARDALDRLESLTLFPALATANVAYRNVGGEGFEEVGG
- a CDS encoding immunoglobulin domain-containing protein; the encoded protein is MKFHAPTLISAAALAAAAQMVSAQEITPKWYQHINGSFGVAEADLLPILKKQTGLGPESDTTDGTSLLDSYGTLIRYDSARLLLGIRENGINETDPSISPADAALAEAYPDRSLIWIDAESGKPLGIAWRESLTAAADIGIDVTSPDHGAMSNAINQFWRVALDEGPEGQRALYSTFKHIILRYAPRDGGGWETTPTVAYEEQVSGVGDELTVGDGANAFRFREIHVKGSGANTVILAGGGTWRAGQHPQVFKTTDGLNFSPVGRVDNRDNGARRNDYALGGLTSFPIDLPSNYGGSSSQGISVVYAGHYPGTGWEARPNRYTSNPLNPSPSPAYNNQPNVAIYLRNESAFGGLPAFSWEAAGKDGRPINHEVDGVERYDGNWNMALAADAALDYIVAFSSPSWNNQFGEIKKPGWIGIHRHDGSIASGNSSFKLDFTEVDEEPNTASYLYDGWVDVYPDATAPANLDKSEVLVAFGTAGFGVFTVENVAASLVSSPGNQTVAAGTDVTLAANVTGSPNHFQWYKDGEPIQAAPQYQGTTRKVALTILGATAKDAGVYQLRWTNPISGAGQTTEATLGVTGQALRLTAVQIQPEVLPIVIPEGSVTATGADAFTIEGPGLVAFPSASNPVQPGDIQEFAYESITGDFDKIVKITSITSGPVTDPVDALASGGLQARATLDPLSPSFLINASNPAGEVPAGGNQVTVRGRAIEGQNYTAYGRSYPGVDETLPNQWLRLRRVGDWFAAYVGTDGVNWALVGQRYQQWPATLLVGAYAFSASYVDDPDFGPSGGENLASVQFSNYGDAVVTDVTPPRLVSAGTGDKKLVGVKFSEPVKAASAVLPINYKLSQGTITAVRMGIGGDSVYLTVDGLTADSFTVTVLGGVTDTAGNPIAANSEVTARASNWASADIGLIQDPENRPTPGDDPYRVGQAVAVSSGDTETEIEIVGGGSNAWNPGDYVHYVSNATPLVGDFDVMVEVSRNDRPANTAAWANSGLMLRESVYLPGQEFTPGGTLVPMVANTTYIENAAPNRAGIPLWREEEGGGYGNGNAGFGWTTPINGIKGYYLEQRAVDAAGTPDPESSPMSSRWLRVTRSSAGFMFYVSYDGTVWEALDPEPADLPLGNQLLFGFSSMNDTGSAAPPGNAYAGNGMEGTDLEGNQNASNYSVQRIRIGTNVAPRSDAVVPTITLITSETGVQILYTGTLEAAETLGGAFTAVPGASSPYTVPPGTSQIFYRASN